TCTAATTAAGTACTATGTGTGGTAACCTAAGCAGCTGCGGGCTAGTCTTTGTTCAGGCATGTCATAACTTAGTCACCTTTCTTGTGCTGCTGGGTCCAGCCTTGACTATAGAATTTAGTGTGCCGCATCATGTTTGGTCAGCCCAATGACACTAGTTTTGTGGTGCACGAGCCTAACAGGAACGCCGATATAAAAGTTCTTAAAAAAGTAATTGTGCATAGGTCAGTTAGATGCTGTTTGCACTTACCATTTTCTTCGTGAGTTTATCATATTGTATTTCCTGAAATTGCCTACCACTGTCATTAGCTGCTTGGTGTCACTTGTCAGGAATCTGTGACTCCAAAGACCCTCATGGAAACCCCAATTATTTTTGTCCGTAGTGATCCAGGTGGATAAAATTTAGGATTATCTTCTGTCTCCCTATTAATGGACCAATGCTTATGACCTGCAGGTGAATCATTAGAAGATGCTTTGAGGCAGTTATACCTCATTGATGCAATTGATGAAAGTGGGCAAATAACAGATGTTGGACGCCTTATGGCAGGTATAAGTTTGAGCGTGAAATCAATTGTTATTCAAACCTATCTTGAATGATGTCTGTAGGAAAATTGCTATTATACCAAACCGCAAGCAGCTCTGGGTGGCTgggttttgtgtgtgtgtgtgcggggGTGGGGTGGAGTTACACCTATGCCCATTTGAAGCTGGGGCATTACCAAAAAATCACCTACAGAATTGAGATCAGGCAAATGAATACTCATTGTAAAGCACCTTTTGAGATCGACACGAGCTGTTCATGTGAACAGTACGCATGGGTACTGTACTACTGTTGCTCATGAATTCTTCGTGCAGCAGTCCTCCATGTGTTGACATTTTGTTGAGGAATGCTCTTGTATTCCCCCGAATCCACCCTTTTGTGTGGTACACCTATATGCATGGATTGAACTACACACCTGCTATGATGCCCTATCACTAGTTTTAAGTGCTAGATAATAAATTGTCCTCTTTGCTGTAAATCTTACTGTCCAGGTATTGTATCACATAATTATCGAACTATATGTGGTACTCTTAGGTAAATTGTTCCTATGCACTTAGTATGCTGAAGTGAATTATAGCATACTGTAACAGTATCCTGCATGGATATCACCATAATAACCACGCAAAGATTTTATAGTCAGGAGGGGACCAGTCTGCTGGTAGAGTTGATATTAGTAATGAGCATGGAGGATTTCtgtgaagtactccctccgtttttatttactccgcatattagttttggtcaaagtcaagctttacaaactttgacaaagtttatagacaaaaatattaacatatacaataacaaatcagtACCATTAGATTCGTTGTTGAATGTACTtccacatcatatagatttgttatgctaaatatttatattcttttctataaatttggtcaaactttacaaagtttgactttagtcaactctaatatgcggagtaaataaaaacggagggagtagttaataAAAAGTTACTATTTCATAATTTTCGCTGTGTTATTAAAAGGTTTTTGTAGGATAAGTTTATTTTGTTCTGGTAAATTTTAAATAATCTGATTTGGTTGTCTAAGTTGCATGCTGTGATTTTTTTTACAGAGCTCCCTCTTGACCCTTCGCTTTCAAGGACATTGATTGAAGCTAATGAACTGGGATGTCTGTCTCAGGCATTAACTGTTGCTGCAGTCTTGTCTGCTGAAATCACACTGCGGCAAACTAGAAGGTGACCATTTGTTTTTTTTAATGTATTTCATGTAGAATGGTCCCATTAGCCAATTGTAATGAACTTGTTACTTCTTATGTACAGCAAGGAGATGGAAGGAAAGAGAAAACGGCAACAGCTCCCTGATGGTTCTGGCTGGGGTGACCATGTACAATTGCTTCAAATATTTGAAAGCTGGGATCAAGCAGACTATGATCCAAGATGGTGCTCAGATCATGATCTACAGGTGAATGAAAATAAactgtgattcaaatatgatGAGAAGAAAATTTGGATGAGTGAGCCCTTAATCGCTTAAGTTTGTGAACATACATGCAATCATATCGGACCTTCTTGGAACAGTCAAGCTGTATCAAGAACTGTTGTCATTGTTATAACAACAGGAGATTAGAGGGTAGTATCATTAGTAACGTAATCACAACAATGATTCGTAGGGGGTTGTACGGCGACCTTATACCGAAGGTCGTCGTACGCCGACAAACTTGACACTTTGATGTTTTTTATAATAGGTTCGGTCGCGACCTAGGCTCCCTGAGTCATTTGAGACTCCCAGACTTGATCCTAGGGTCCCTGAGTGATTTTTGGAGCTCTAGTGCCCTCCCTTTGTTTGTATTCAAGTGAGAGTCAGTGAGGGTACATGCCCATGGGGGGCTTATATAGGCTAGGGGTCCTTGACAAGACCAAGGCCACACTTGGTGGTGGTAGGTAGGAGGTGTACATTGGTGAAAGTTGGTCGACTAGTCCATGGTGAACTAGGGAGAGAGGGAGTCCATAGCTTATGGTGGACCAGATCCTCTCATCCCTCCACCGTTGCGGGCTTCTCTCATCTTGGGCCTTCCTTGACTTCTTCTTTTTATGTTCTCCTCTCTTAGGACTTGTTGACTCGTGCTAGTTGCTTGGACTTTcattgacttgacttgactttgTTGTCAAAGACTCAAAGTCTCATGATTCAAATTATGCCCACAACTTCTATTTGAGTTTGTCAAGAGGACAAAGGGAAATGATGTTCAACAGAACTGAGGACGCTGACAGTATATGGTTTGATTCTGATGCTTTGTTTAAATGTAAGGATCGTCTAGTATTTTAAATTGAGTGAGTTACTTGAAAGCTAGGGAATTATCTCTTCATAAACAATACCATTTTGTGAGTGTGGCAATGCCTAAGCCTGTAATTCACCGCTCAACGTTTGGCCCAACTGTTCTTTGTCCTTCATTTGTTGGGCATTTTACCTaaacttgtactccctccgttacataatataagatgttattacAACCAATATGTATTGGTTgtaataacatcttatattataaGCCGGAGGGAATAGTTTACTATTTACAGCTACATACATGACAATAGAAGTATGATTAAGTTGACGTGCATCTATATATTATCTTTGAAAGACTTTGCAGTCGCACTTTGTTTTGTACAAAACAAAAGGTTTCGTTCTTTATGTTGACCACCAGACTATCTTTGCAGGTACGGGGCATGAAATTCAGCAAAGATGTGAGAAATCAATTAAGTCAGATTATTCAAAAAATTGCTAAAGGTCAGTTTTCTACTTGTTATATGTTTTGTTTCTCAAAATTCATGACGAAAACTGCTCCCCTGTTTCTCCTATACCGAGACATGTCTCTCTGGTAGAGCTGCTTTTTATATAAAGAACATGTATTGCTTCAGTTTTGATTCCTAAGAATTACATTCAAATTGTAAGACAAAGCTGAAGAGTGAAGACTACTGTTATATGCTCTTAGGATTTTTTGCCTTCAGGATCACATGCACCCATTATTGGCTTCGAAACTTGTGTTCCAAAAAATCCACGCCTGTACAAGGGCATTCCCAATGCTCTTCCACCATCAGCTCTAAACCATGCAACGTTGGGTCTGAGCTGAGGTGGCAGGACAATTAGTGAAGACATAGATTAAAGTTATATCTACATGTAGATTGTATCTTGTCCCAAACTCCAATGACTTGGGAACTCATTTGCACACAAGCAGTCGATAACACCAATGGGCGCACCTAACATGTCTCAACATATGCCTTTGCAGAATTTGTGAAAAATAAGTATTACAGAAGATGGGTTCAATCCTTCTATCTTCTTTTTTTCTTGGCACTGCACTTATTGTGATATTCTTGCCAACAAAAATTGCACATGTTCGCCCCTCAAAAGAAAAATGTATACATGTTTGACATGTATTTTTCCCCCAAGTGTACAAGTACTAAAGCAAATTGCGGGTGCATATGATCTTAAGAGCATAAAATTCCAGTCAATAGATGCTTGATGCTCTCTGTAATTTGAATAATCCGTTCAGATTGTGTTGTCAAAATTCTTCTTTATAGAGTATTTGTAGGCTGTATTTTGTCTAATTTTATTTTGAAGTTAAATATAATGAGATAGCAACTAAACAGAACAGCAAATTTTGTTTGTTAAAATAGCACAGCAGATTTTGTCCGTGCATGTACATAATTAGTCTTTGTTGCCTAATGGCACTATATTTTTTGTCCTTGAATTAGGGCTTCCTATTGTTGAAATGTGAGCAGACATGTGAAGTTATTAATGTATATGCTGTCTCCTATTGAAATTTCAGCACAACACGTCAAATAATCATATTTTATGCACCAAAAGGAGATATTATGACAGCTACACCATGTTGTCTATATCAGTTGAAATATCGTGTAGATTGCTCTCCCTGAGATGCTGGAAACTGATTGGAGTATTTCCCATCCAGTTTTGACTGCATTTTGTAAGCAAACTTGCTTTGTAAAATTCAGGTCCAACAGATTTGCAAGCAAGGAGAGGACGGAAGAGTGACCCTGACTACAGAAAATTGAGGAGAGCACTTTGTGTAGGATATGGCAACCAGTTAGCTGAGAGGATGATTCATCATAATGGTTACCATACAGTTGGATACAGGACACAACTTGTGCAGGTATAACCGTGGTAGTCTGTCTGTTAGATTCAGTTAGTTTTGCAATGCTAGGGATTACAAAGTAAGGAAGACTGAAACCGGCAGTCCATGCAGAAACTAACACCTCTGTTCAAATCCTTTATACTTGCAGAGATTAATATGTAAAATCAGCAAACCGCAAGCGGTTTTTCTAAAGCTGTGATCTACTCcttccgtcccataatataagagtgtttttgaTACTAGTGTAGtatcaaaaacgctcttatattatgggacggagggactACCATTTAACTCCTTTCGACCATTTAAATCCACCACCACTGAAATCGTCCTGCACAATTAAAATTTAGAGATAGTGGAATCAAAGGTAATAATTAGTATGTCTCATTTGTGCCTGTCTTGACTTTCCTATGGAATTAGTGAAGCTGCCAGTTGCTACTTGAAGTTCATAGTTATTTCTCAGAGATGCTTAATATGTTTATTATAGGGGACATAGAGTTTGTTGTTTGTGCCATTTGGAGACCGTAGTTATGACATGCCGAATATTACTTGTGAAGAACAGTTGTGTCATGCCACAAGAATTCTAATTCATTGACATATTTAACCTCCTCTTGTGGAACTGTGCCTTTGTGTTGTTTTATCACATCGTGTAGTCTGCTACTTTAATTGTGCAACTCCACTGGCACCTTTCTAAGTACACCATTTTTGCAGGTGCATCCATCTTCTGTACTGGAAGGTGATGAATACGGGAAGCTGCCTGTGTATGTCGTCTACCACGAACTAATAAATACTACCCGCCCTTTCATGAGAAATGTTTGTGGGGTCGAGCAGACTTGGGTTAAACCAATTTTGAAGAAGCTTGAGAAACTGAACATAAACAAATTAAGGTATGAAAGCCATGTATCTGAAATGGTGATCATTCTGGTGTCATAATACAATGCTAGCTAGACAAGTAACCTTGAGTGTCTTGTTGCAGCGGCGGTTCAAGTGCGTTGACAGATTCCGGACCTCTAGAGGAGAAGCAACCAGGCTCGCCGACAAAAGCTGCAGCTGCTAAGCAATCTGACGTGGATAGTAAAATCCAGGCGGCCCGAGAGCGCTACCTTGCGCGGAAAGGCAAGAAGTGACATATTAGTGATCTTCCAGTAGTATGATTATTTTGAAGAGAGCGAAGGATGCATAGAGCGCATGAACACGAAAAGAGTAAACACATTCGGAACTGAGCTCGTAGAGTGATGTACCTTGCTCAGTTTGCTCTAGATATGGAGCTTAAAGCCCCAAAATTACCTCCGGTTATTCCAGATGTTTATAATTCCATATCTGCAGCACCTGCTATTGTGAACATTAGAGTGCACTAACACTTGTCGATGTACTGGTGCACTAGGTCGCCGAAATGTGCATCTAAGACTCCTAGATTTTCTTTACAGAAAGTACCAACTTACAAGCTGATGTGGGCTATTTTTATGGACCCCAGTAGCTAGCGAACGAGTTCGCTGGGGATGGTGGCAATTGTGAATATTTtacatggcaattttagttgtaTTGGGGTGGCAATTTTTGGAAAGAAGGAAAAATATGCGGCAAAAAAGGCAGGATTTGCCATCTCCTACTGCATGAAGTTGCCATTAAAAACGTTTGCTTGCCATCCCCTTTGAGCAAACGTTCACCGCATTCACCAATTATCATTTTTGTTTTTATTGAAAATTAGGGAGAAGCGGGCTCACCCTGAAATTGTAGGCTCTTTTCACATCCGGATATAAGAAATTCAGACGATACAACAAGCCAGGGCTCAGTTGAAAAAATCACTAAAGAAATACAACTGGTATTACCACATACATGTTATCGTTGTCTTTGTTTATTATGCTTGTCCTCTGAGATCCAATCCATTAGGGAGACGATTCTACATTATTTGGACCACTCCCGCTTAACTAGGAGGTTAGTTTATCATGGTTTCTACCTCTTTCGCTTGACCGTATCAGTGCAATTTATCATAGTTTTGACCCTTTCAGAACGTGCTTGCCTTGCCACAACGCCGTCGCTACACACATGAATAATAACTAGCAAGCTAAAACCTATCACAACCCTGAAAATAAGAAAACAAGGTGCCTTAACTTGGTTAAAAATGGAGAACATTAGAAATTAATTTTCGACTGATGAAATGCATACTTCACATATAACTAAGACAGACTGGCCTATACGTAATTTAGGTACAAGTAATATAGTCTTGTACTTATTTTCTGTAAGAGTAAATTTCCATGatatatattttattttatttgaaaAACTTCAAAATGCAGTTTTCTTAAGCTGCTCATTTGGCACCCATATTTGGATCGGAATTCGCGGAATTCAATTGCGAATCCCGACACCAACACATTTCATAAGTCTTTTTTCCTTTTGCAATTACAATTCCAAATTCGCTCGCCCCCGACGCTCTCATTTGGCAGGAACCCTAAACCCACCGAGCTCATCTCCCCAGCGCCGCCGCCGAGGGAACCCCACCAAGCTCATCTCCCCGGCGACCTCCCGCCCCACCCCTCCTCAAATCGTACTCCCTCCACCACCAGGACCTCCCCGACCCCACGCACCGCCGCCGGCGAGGGTGGCCACGCGAAGCAGCCGGCGCTGATTAGCCGGTGTCCGACTGTACAGCCCAACAAGACCGCCAAAGATACCCAGGAGGCCGGGAGAGGCATAAACCCTAGGAAGCCCGCGGCTCTTCCCTCTCTCACCCGACAGAGCACGCCGCGACCCGCCGACCACGAGAATGAGCGCGGAGACCGACGAGACGGCGGCCGGCGGGCTCGCGGGGGAGATGGAGGTCGAGGCGTACCGCCGCCTCTTCCCCCTCGCGTTCCTCGAGCGTCACCTCCGCGAGTCCGTCCGGCCTGATGCCCGCCGCCTCGCCGAAGCCCGCCCCACCACCGTCGCGCTCGGCGCCGTCTCCTCCGCGCACGGCTCTGCCCTCGTCCGCCTCGGTGACACCGTAAGCTTCCCTTTCTCTCTCACAACCTATCTCCGGGTCCCATTGCCATATTGGCGTTGCGCGCCACCTGTTTGACGAAATGCCTTCCGTTGCCGCAGGCCATGCTCGCGTCGATCAAGCTCGAGGTGATGTCGCCCCCTGCCGAGACCCCGGACCAAGGATCAGTCGGTTCGTGTGGCCTTGCTCTTCCTTTAGTCGCTGCTGGTGCTCTAGTTTTACAGTTTGGCTAACTTCACTGTGTTTCCACAGCTGTGGAGTTTCACATGCCGCCTATCTGCTCCCCGCTTGTAAGACCAGGACGGCCAGCAGAGGCTGCGCCGGTCATCTCCAAGGCCCTGGAGGATGTCCTCATGAGGTTTTTGTTGTGGCTTGCCATTTTTTGCGTATCTTCACCTCGCTGATACAAGGGATGAATGTTTTACTGTATATTCTGCTTTCAGCAAATTGTTATGGTGTACTTTTAGATAGTGGGATATGACTACTTATGTTGGTTCATTCTTTCACATGAAATAAGGATGTCACACCTACAAGAGCACTGTTTGAAATATTCATATGATTCTCTTTTACCACAGATGTAAATGGGTCGTTTCAGATATATTTACCAGTACCACAGATTATTTCTGTGAATTGAAATCTCAGGGGTGTGATTTTACATTTCTTTCACTGCATTAAATTCAATTGATTATTTGATTGTTTCAAATGGAAGTTATAGGATAGGTATTAGTGTGCTTGCTGCTCTGGGAGATTTAAGTTTGGTTGATAGATGATCACACAAATTTTCTACCTACGGTGCTGTAACCTGTCTTTTCTCATATATGGCACTGAAATTAATTTATTGTATCCTATTTTGTAGCTCTGGGATGTTAAATTTGAAGGAGCTCTGTTTGATCAGTGGGAAGGCTTCGTGGGTAGCATATCTGGTAATAGATTTTGATGTTGTGATCGCCGGTATTCAATTATTCATAGAATCAAAGTATATCCCTGACCAGTCATCTTTAGAAGTCATCAGGACAAAATTCATGTGATAGTGAGTTGAATAAGAATGAGAAAGGCCTCCACCCTTAGTGCCTATCCAAACTTCCAAGTTTCACTGAGGATTGACGCTTACAGTAGCGCTCCTCAGTGGAGTATGATCAGCTCTGCGCAGCAACAAACAAGATAAACAGAACTCTGCACAACAGTTAAAAATGATAAACAAAACACAGCACAAAGTAAAGAAAGAAAGAGCTTATGCGTAATACCTCTGTCTCTTTGTTACTGTGCTGATGTAGTTAGAATTTGATGATGGTGGTTAATTTTAGCACCTACCTCTACATTACGAGAATTGCTTGTGTAATTTTGTGTTCATGCCTCGCATATTCATATGGTAGCACCATATATGTTGTTTCTCTAGATTGCTGCACTGGGCAAGCATGTGTGATGTGTGCTTATTCATTGTACAAACCCAatgatgaaacacaagtttgaGATAGCCGTCTGTTAATAAGTTCGCCAAAGAGATATGTGCTTCTTTCGTTTCTTGACACCtctattttgcaggatgtctatTGTTTGAATGCTGATGGATCTCTGTTTGATGCTGCACTGATCTCAGTGGTGGCTGCATTTACACATTGTATGTTTAATTTACTTTCACTCTTAATTGATTTGATATCCTTCAAATATTTGTTTGACCTATAATTGGAAACATTAGTATTGGTATTCTGCTGGTGTTCACTTAATAACGTATGAACTGTAATGATTCAGTCTTCTCTTCCCATATTTTGTATATTGCAATCGCCTCTTGTAGTTAACTGAGGAAGTTTGTATACATGCTCAGATTTTAATCATACCTGACCATCATATTGTTGGTTGTTTGTACTTCATATGGTTTGGTTTATGAGTTACGGAATTTATGTAACCTTTTGAAATGTCAAACAACAAGAACCATATAAAAAACAGTGTGTCCATCATATTGTGTGTGCCGAGTTTATGTTCTAATGCGAGTAAGTTACAATGGCATGACTCATGATTGACTTTGTTTTTTAAACTAAACTGACACTGAGTCTAAATAACCTCCTCATACGGAATAGTGAGGtgattttattttatgtttggaaTAAGTATCTTTTTGCTCCTTGGTTTGGTATATTTTTATGTGGAATTTTCAAATGAATGTGAATAATCTCGTAACTTGATTTTCTCGATCTTGGTAGTTCAGTTTTGAATTGAGGATCTGGGTGAATTATGATAATTTGTTTCTACTGCATTAAGCTTATGCTGGGTTTTGAATATGAGAATACATTTCATTTCTTGAGAGCACCGGCCTGAAGTTGTGTACACAATTCTACGATACAAATGAACCTGTCAGAGGAAACAATACTGTATTACTTAGTTACTTTCCTTCAAAGGACTTGTTGTTAACTGACGATATTTGATTTTTATTCTCACTACATGAAAATCTTGCTTAATTTTTGTTACTTCTCATTATTAATACTATGTTGCATTCACAGTGGAAATTCCCCTAGTATCTGTTGGTGATGATGGTAGAGTGTTTACTGTTGGAGGCAATGAAGGCAAAACCAAATATGAATTGGTAAACAGAGAAAAGAGGAAGCTTACTCTTGGTGACATCCCATTTCCTCTCACATGTGCACTTCACAAGGATAGTATTCTAGCGGACCCAACTGCTGAAGAGGAATCAATAATAGAGACCTCTGTGACAGTTGTTCTAGATTCTTCCGGACGCTTAGTGTCAATACAGAAACCTGGAGGTGGAGTGACGTCCATGGCAACAATTAAGGTTTGATTTCCAATCCCTTTCCCCATATATATAAAAATGAAAATATGGTTTATTTCCTGATGTATTAGTAATTTAGTATCCATCCAAGTATGACAACAATTTTAGCTGATTGGTATTGGTTTTATTTTATCACGATAACTTAATGGATGGAAGGTTCACAGTGGATGTAATGGAAGAGCTAATGACCTTTTATTTGCGCAGGCGTGCATTGGCTTGGCAAAAGAAAGAGGACAAAAGTTGAAGGAAATACTCACGGACTCCGTTGAAGCAATGGAAGTCGACCAAGCTGAATAAGTCTGTGCAAATAGTTCTAATTCAGTGGTTGT
This genomic window from Aegilops tauschii subsp. strangulata cultivar AL8/78 chromosome 4, Aet v6.0, whole genome shotgun sequence contains:
- the LOC109757901 gene encoding uncharacterized protein, with translation MSAETDETAAGGLAGEMEVEAYRRLFPLAFLERHLRESVRPDARRLAEARPTTVALGAVSSAHGSALVRLGDTAMLASIKLEVMSPPAETPDQGSVAVEFHMPPICSPLVRPGRPAEAAPVISKALEDVLMSSGMLNLKELCLISGKASWVAYLDVYCLNADGSLFDAALISVVAAFTHLEIPLVSVGDDGRVFTVGGNEGKTKYELVNREKRKLTLGDIPFPLTCALHKDSILADPTAEEESIIETSVTVVLDSSGRLVSIQKPGGGVTSMATIKACIGLAKERGQKLKEILTDSVEAMEVDQAE